The Desulfovibrio sp. JC022 genome window below encodes:
- a CDS encoding EAL domain-containing protein, translated as MRQLSVPDTRQLESLLASHEVRTLFQPVVAINTKQVVGFEAFSRGKEEGGDSSLVDLFDSEVDPAQLYELDKICCSQALQRFSKFLKQRSDFCLFINLDARALSKACCDKHFFVDIVSDVDVPVRNIVVEISSECLNEENGLKFIEFCRNKGFQICFDKVEHDSGLLAILLKGKPDYIKLQRSVWSDPSDPTFNVANIEHIVKSCAHVGCMPIAMGVESEDEVLYLLQANIFCHQGFFYTKSPGAGAENGDSVAGFLETVERIYAKFKKLHSERIKSRKEHFQKIKSNVNKIASLFSNASEEQFGVLLKRVLEKYDDVVSVFVLDEHGEQATQRFARDVSKDDPAQHRAILTKGSDHSLHDYFMHLLLGYDNFVTPPMYSPFYEESTILISIRFFSGPRTFHLLCVEFPAR; from the coding sequence AGAGTCACTGCTAGCTTCACATGAAGTGCGAACTCTTTTTCAGCCTGTTGTAGCGATAAATACAAAGCAGGTGGTTGGTTTTGAGGCTTTTTCCCGTGGTAAGGAGGAAGGCGGGGACTCTTCGCTTGTTGATCTCTTTGATAGTGAAGTTGATCCTGCTCAATTGTATGAACTGGACAAAATTTGTTGTTCGCAGGCATTGCAAAGATTCAGCAAATTTTTGAAACAACGATCTGATTTTTGTCTTTTTATAAATCTTGATGCCAGGGCTCTGAGCAAGGCCTGCTGCGATAAGCATTTTTTTGTTGATATTGTAAGTGACGTAGATGTCCCGGTTCGAAATATTGTTGTTGAAATTTCTTCAGAGTGTCTTAATGAAGAAAACGGCTTAAAATTTATTGAATTCTGCCGCAACAAAGGGTTTCAAATTTGTTTTGATAAGGTGGAACATGATTCAGGGTTGCTTGCTATTCTGCTGAAAGGAAAGCCGGATTATATCAAATTGCAGCGTTCCGTCTGGAGCGATCCGTCTGACCCGACATTTAATGTTGCCAACATTGAGCATATTGTAAAAAGTTGTGCTCATGTGGGCTGTATGCCCATAGCAATGGGTGTGGAGAGTGAAGATGAGGTTCTCTATCTGTTGCAGGCCAATATTTTCTGCCACCAAGGTTTTTTCTATACCAAAAGTCCTGGAGCTGGTGCGGAAAACGGAGATTCCGTGGCTGGCTTTCTTGAAACAGTCGAGCGTATTTATGCAAAATTCAAGAAACTTCATTCTGAGCGGATCAAATCCCGGAAAGAGCATTTCCAGAAAATTAAATCCAATGTTAATAAGATCGCCAGTCTTTTTTCGAATGCGTCTGAAGAACAGTTTGGGGTGCTTTTAAAACGCGTGCTGGAAAAGTATGATGACGTGGTTTCTGTTTTTGTGCTCGATGAGCATGGGGAGCAGGCAACACAGAGATTTGCCCGAGATGTTTCGAAGGACGATCCTGCGCAGCACCGGGCAATATTGACCAAAGGGAGCGACCATTCGCTACATGATTATTTTATGCACCTTTTGCTTGGGTATGATAATTTTGTGACTCCACCCATGTATTCTCCGTTTTATGAAGAATCAACAATTCTTATTTCGATACGTTTTTTCAGTGGACCGAGGACTTTTCATCTGTTGTGCGTGGAATTTCCGGCACGATAA